One stretch of Lacrimispora sphenoides DNA includes these proteins:
- a CDS encoding helix-turn-helix domain-containing protein: MDEQFVRNRITELRLKKNISEYQMSLDLGKNKSYIQGISSGRSMPSMKQFFEICDYLEITPIEFFKTERKEQPLLREAAALMRNLSKEDLEAVFPILLRLKANADNQKQAEP, encoded by the coding sequence TTGGATGAACAGTTTGTCAGGAATCGAATCACGGAGCTTCGCTTGAAAAAAAATATCTCAGAATATCAAATGAGCCTGGATTTGGGAAAAAATAAGAGCTATATCCAGGGAATTTCTTCAGGACGTTCCATGCCATCTATGAAACAATTTTTTGAAATCTGCGATTATCTTGAAATTACTCCCATAGAATTTTTTAAAACGGAAAGAAAAGAACAGCCTCTTTTAAGGGAAGCCGCTGCGTTGATGAGAAACTTAAGCAAAGAAGATCTGGAAGCGGTTTTTCCCATATTATTGCGGCTTAAAGCAAACGCGGACAATCAAAAACAGGCAGAACCATAA
- a CDS encoding GGDEF domain-containing protein, with translation MAGNSGRRFERWNSVNEHEFFRYDETEQLYRNINLFKDTVLFEYSYVDERLYLSPNAKGQIDLLNFERILIKHRSNAPQVGEIRSFEFCLGKSGEPYHWCSCKLTAQWEDQTESPVKLIGKLQDITGLKAREEQLLLQSLKDGLTGLYNKMAFKYRVEEKLKSGGSGWLCMIDIDNFKEINDCFGHLAGDRILMQVGGMLCDIYPDPDLVGRAGGDEFVVFTTKDDVQERADNLLDRVEKIIPEEKWSISVSIGIAPSTGKRGEDYQKLFSKADQAMYQAKQAGKNRIAFFYDDC, from the coding sequence ATGGCAGGTAATTCAGGAAGGCGGTTCGAAAGGTGGAATTCGGTGAACGAGCATGAGTTCTTCCGTTATGATGAGACGGAGCAATTGTACAGAAACATAAACTTATTTAAAGATACGGTTTTATTTGAGTATTCTTATGTAGATGAGAGGTTATATCTGTCACCAAACGCCAAAGGACAGATAGATTTGTTGAATTTTGAACGTATTCTTATTAAGCATAGAAGCAATGCCCCCCAGGTTGGTGAAATCCGTTCGTTTGAATTTTGTCTGGGGAAATCAGGGGAACCATACCACTGGTGCAGTTGCAAGTTGACTGCCCAATGGGAGGATCAGACAGAAAGCCCGGTCAAGCTTATTGGAAAGCTTCAGGATATTACCGGACTGAAGGCGAGGGAAGAGCAGCTGCTACTCCAGTCCTTAAAGGATGGACTCACCGGTTTATACAATAAAATGGCCTTTAAATACCGGGTAGAAGAGAAATTAAAGTCCGGCGGATCGGGTTGGCTCTGCATGATAGATATAGATAATTTCAAGGAAATCAATGACTGCTTCGGCCATCTGGCCGGCGACCGGATCTTGATGCAGGTAGGCGGAATGCTCTGTGATATTTATCCGGATCCGGATCTGGTGGGCAGGGCAGGCGGAGATGAATTTGTTGTTTTTACAACAAAAGATGACGTCCAGGAAAGGGCGGACAATCTGTTGGATCGAGTAGAAAAGATCATACCGGAAGAAAAGTGGTCCATTTCTGTCAGCATTGGAATTGCTCCTAGCACCGGAAAGCGCGGAGAGGATTATCAAAAGCTGTTTTCCAAAGCAGACCAGGCCATGTATCAAGCAAAACAGGCTGGAAAAAACCGGATTGCTTTTTTTTATGATGATTGTTGA